In a single window of the Dysgonomonas mossii genome:
- a CDS encoding L-serine ammonia-lyase, with product MESIRNLYKIGHGPSSSHTMAPQKAALIFKEENKDATSFRVTLYGSLAATGKGHMTDVAITNTLLPYPTEIIWQPEIVLPYHTNGMKFEAIAAGQPVKEWIVYSIGGGDLSDGNSKVNKEKLYDKNTMKQILQWCHETGKTFWEYVEDTEGKEIYNYLLEVWRTMEAAIHRGIDAEGLLPGGLGLQRKASMYSIKAKGYQGSMKSRALIYSYALAVSEENASGNVIVTAPTCGSSGTLPSVLYHLKINHDFSDQKIVRALATAALIGNIVKTNASVSGAEVGCQGEVGVACAMAAGAACQLFGGSPQQIEYAAEMGLEHHLGLTCDPVCGLVQVPCIERNAFAAARALDSCSFAMLSDGKHLINFDKVVRTMQQTGHDLPSLYKETSMGGLAINLD from the coding sequence ATGGAATCGATTCGCAATTTGTATAAAATCGGACATGGCCCGTCGAGTAGCCATACAATGGCTCCACAAAAAGCAGCTTTGATATTTAAAGAAGAAAATAAGGACGCCACATCGTTCCGAGTTACATTATACGGAAGCCTTGCAGCTACAGGAAAAGGTCATATGACGGATGTAGCTATCACAAACACCTTACTACCCTACCCTACAGAAATTATATGGCAGCCTGAGATTGTTTTGCCATACCATACCAACGGTATGAAATTCGAAGCTATAGCAGCAGGTCAACCCGTAAAAGAATGGATTGTATACAGCATTGGCGGAGGTGACCTATCGGATGGAAATAGCAAAGTAAATAAGGAAAAATTGTACGACAAAAATACAATGAAGCAAATCCTTCAATGGTGCCACGAAACAGGCAAAACATTTTGGGAATATGTAGAAGATACCGAAGGCAAAGAAATATATAATTATCTTCTGGAAGTATGGAGAACAATGGAAGCTGCAATACACAGAGGTATCGACGCAGAAGGATTGCTTCCCGGAGGATTGGGATTGCAACGAAAAGCCTCGATGTATAGCATAAAAGCCAAAGGATATCAAGGCTCAATGAAAAGCAGGGCACTGATATACTCTTATGCACTTGCTGTGTCGGAAGAAAATGCAAGCGGCAATGTAATTGTTACGGCACCTACATGTGGATCAAGCGGAACTCTTCCGTCGGTATTGTATCACCTAAAAATAAACCACGATTTCAGTGATCAAAAAATAGTAAGAGCCCTTGCAACAGCAGCACTTATAGGCAATATAGTGAAGACAAATGCATCGGTATCGGGAGCAGAGGTCGGCTGTCAGGGAGAAGTTGGAGTAGCATGCGCAATGGCAGCGGGTGCGGCTTGTCAACTATTCGGAGGCTCACCTCAGCAAATAGAGTATGCTGCCGAAATGGGATTGGAACACCATTTGGGACTCACTTGCGACCCCGTGTGCGGGTTGGTGCAAGTCCCATGTATTGAACGAAACGCTTTTGCTGCTGCCAGAGCCCTAGATTCTTGTTCGTTCGCAATGTTATCGGATGGAAAACACCTTATTAATTTTGACAAAGTTGTTCGTACGATGCAACAAACCGGACATGACTTACCGAGCCTCTATAAAGAGACATCAATGGGGGGACTAGCAATAAACCTTGATTAG
- a CDS encoding histone H1, which translates to MKNLVEKLNQDFAAFSKDAASQIENGNKAAGQRARKISLDIEKALKEFRKQSIEAAK; encoded by the coding sequence ATGAAAAATTTAGTAGAAAAATTAAATCAAGATTTTGCCGCATTCTCTAAAGACGCAGCTTCACAAATCGAAAACGGTAATAAAGCAGCTGGCCAACGTGCTAGAAAAATTTCACTTGACATAGAAAAAGCTCTAAAAGAGTTTCGTAAACAGTCAATTGAAGCAGCTAAATAA
- the rfbA gene encoding glucose-1-phosphate thymidylyltransferase RfbA — MKGIILAGGSATRLFPLSKAISKQIMPVYDKPMIYYPLSTLMLAGIREILVISTPRDLPMFRELLGTGEELGMKFEYAIQEVPNGLAQAFVLGEKFLDGEPGCLILGDNMFHGQNFSQMLKKAASIETGACIFGYYVKDPRAYGVVEFNESKKVLSLEEKPEKPKSNYAVPGLYFYDKTVTEKAKALKPSARGEYEITDLNKCYLEEGTLEVQLFGRGFAWLDTGNCDSLLEAGNYVETIQNRQGFYVSCIEEIAWRNKWIDDDQLAALGQKLDKTAYGQYILSLVK; from the coding sequence ATGAAAGGAATTATTCTTGCCGGAGGAAGTGCTACACGACTTTTCCCACTCTCTAAAGCAATATCGAAACAGATAATGCCTGTGTACGACAAGCCAATGATCTATTATCCGCTATCAACGCTTATGCTGGCAGGTATTCGGGAAATATTGGTTATATCTACACCTCGTGATCTCCCTATGTTCAGAGAGCTACTCGGTACAGGGGAAGAACTCGGCATGAAATTCGAATATGCGATACAAGAGGTTCCGAACGGGCTTGCACAGGCTTTTGTTCTTGGAGAGAAATTCTTAGATGGTGAGCCGGGTTGCCTTATCCTCGGCGATAATATGTTTCATGGGCAAAACTTTTCACAGATGCTAAAGAAAGCGGCCTCTATCGAAACCGGCGCCTGTATATTCGGATACTACGTAAAAGATCCTCGTGCATACGGTGTTGTAGAGTTTAATGAGTCAAAAAAAGTGTTATCTCTGGAAGAAAAACCCGAAAAGCCAAAATCAAACTATGCTGTACCGGGATTATATTTTTATGATAAAACGGTAACAGAGAAAGCCAAAGCTTTAAAACCATCGGCAAGAGGTGAGTATGAAATTACAGACCTAAATAAATGCTACTTGGAAGAAGGAACGTTAGAAGTACAATTGTTTGGTCGTGGTTTTGCATGGCTTGATACAGGAAATTGTGATAGCTTACTAGAGGCCGGAAACTACGTAGAAACAATACAGAATAGACAAGGATTCTATGTTTCTTGTATCGAAGAAATTGCATGGCGCAACAAGTGGATTGATGATGATCAGCTGGCTGCCCTTGGGCAGAAACTAGATAAAACAGCTTACGGACAATATATCTTAAGTTTGGTCAAGTAA
- a CDS encoding MFS transporter, with translation MSSTEKKNYLLPIIVMILLFGMVSFVTNLAAPMGVVLKNQFGASNAEGMLGVLANFIAYAFMGIPAGILLKKIGYKKTALIAIVVGFVGIGIQYLSGGAGSFAIYLIGAFVAGFSMCMLNTVVNPMLNTLGGGGNKGGALIQTGGTFNSLCGTLVPVLVGVFVADVTKANIKDVYPVMYIAMGVFAFAFIILALVQIPEPHMEVKKAIDNVKDKYSALSFRHFVLGAIGIFVYVGVEVGIPGTLNLFLADKSIAGLDATSAGFVTGTYWFLMLIGRFFGASIGGKVSSKSMLTVAAGLGLVLVLLAIFLPITTKVSMPVFQSINGSLSFGMMEVPINAMFLVLCGLCTSVMWGGIFNLAVEGLGKYVTTASGIFMTLVCGGGILPLLQNFLADSVGYMASYWVVFVGLAYLLYYAAIGSKNVNTNIPVE, from the coding sequence ATGAGTAGTACGGAGAAAAAAAATTACTTGTTACCCATCATTGTGATGATCCTGCTTTTCGGGATGGTCTCATTCGTAACAAATCTAGCAGCGCCGATGGGTGTTGTTTTGAAAAACCAATTTGGAGCTAGTAACGCCGAAGGTATGCTAGGTGTGCTTGCTAACTTTATAGCGTATGCATTTATGGGTATTCCTGCTGGTATCTTGTTGAAGAAAATCGGATACAAGAAAACAGCACTTATCGCTATCGTTGTTGGTTTCGTTGGTATTGGTATTCAATACTTATCAGGAGGAGCCGGTAGCTTTGCTATATACCTGATTGGTGCATTTGTTGCAGGTTTTTCTATGTGTATGTTAAATACAGTAGTAAACCCTATGTTGAACACTCTTGGTGGAGGTGGTAACAAAGGTGGTGCATTGATACAAACAGGAGGTACTTTCAACTCATTGTGTGGTACATTGGTTCCTGTTTTAGTGGGTGTTTTCGTTGCTGACGTGACAAAGGCTAACATTAAAGATGTATACCCTGTTATGTATATTGCTATGGGTGTTTTTGCTTTCGCTTTTATTATTTTGGCATTGGTTCAGATTCCGGAACCTCATATGGAAGTGAAGAAAGCAATTGACAACGTAAAAGACAAATATAGTGCATTATCTTTCCGTCACTTTGTATTAGGTGCGATAGGTATCTTTGTATATGTTGGTGTTGAAGTTGGTATTCCAGGAACATTGAACTTATTCCTTGCGGATAAATCGATTGCAGGGTTGGATGCAACATCAGCAGGTTTTGTAACGGGTACATATTGGTTCTTGATGCTAATCGGACGTTTCTTCGGAGCTTCTATTGGTGGTAAGGTGTCAAGTAAATCAATGCTTACTGTTGCAGCAGGTTTAGGTCTTGTATTAGTCTTATTAGCGATTTTCCTTCCTATAACGACGAAAGTGTCAATGCCGGTATTCCAAAGCATTAACGGTAGTCTTTCATTCGGTATGATGGAAGTGCCTATCAATGCAATGTTCTTGGTATTGTGTGGACTTTGTACTTCTGTAATGTGGGGTGGTATCTTTAATCTTGCAGTAGAAGGACTAGGTAAATATGTAACAACAGCATCGGGTATATTTATGACATTAGTTTGTGGTGGAGGTATCTTACCACTTCTTCAAAACTTCCTAGCTGATAGCGTTGGTTATATGGCAAGTTACTGGGTAGTATTTGTTGGATTGGCTTATCTATTATATTATGCTGCTATCGGTAGCAAAAATGTAAACACAAATATTCCTGTAGAATAA
- a CDS encoding glycoside hydrolase family 25 protein: MAKTVRKRTIRKRVNRRKSKKSNLKKYILSMSVAVCLGIAAFFVIKGFFEEPESFDSSKYFVKGIDVSHHNPILNWDNVMEQDITFAYLKSTEGTTHEDRNYPFNYDLARKSNIKVGSYHFYTFALSGEEQAKHFLKTAKFNSGDLIPAIDVEHSPANPYSKDKEFVGTVVKELKIMENKLYEHFGVHPIIYTNRDCYKLYIKGNFPKNIIWMCDLHNEPSDDVNNWKIWQFSHKGELPGVDGHVDLNYYRYTFNEFKELLLP, encoded by the coding sequence ATGGCAAAAACAGTACGAAAAAGAACAATACGAAAAAGGGTAAACAGGAGAAAATCTAAAAAAAGTAATTTAAAGAAATATATCCTGTCGATGAGTGTAGCTGTATGCCTAGGTATTGCAGCTTTCTTCGTTATTAAAGGATTTTTTGAAGAACCCGAATCTTTCGATTCTAGTAAATATTTTGTGAAGGGTATAGATGTTTCACATCATAATCCAATTCTTAATTGGGATAATGTAATGGAACAAGATATAACATTCGCTTATCTTAAATCGACAGAAGGGACGACACATGAAGACCGGAATTACCCTTTCAATTATGATCTGGCTCGAAAGTCTAATATAAAGGTAGGCTCATATCATTTCTATACGTTTGCCTTATCGGGAGAAGAACAGGCAAAACATTTTCTTAAAACAGCAAAATTTAATAGCGGAGACCTGATTCCTGCTATAGACGTGGAACATTCTCCGGCAAACCCGTATAGCAAAGACAAAGAATTTGTAGGTACTGTTGTCAAAGAGCTTAAAATAATGGAAAATAAGCTCTATGAACATTTTGGAGTTCATCCTATAATTTATACCAACAGAGATTGTTATAAACTATATATAAAAGGTAACTTTCCGAAGAATATTATATGGATGTGTGATCTACACAACGAGCCATCAGACGATGTTAATAACTGGAAAATATGGCAATTTTCGCATAAAGGAGAATTACCGGGAGTAGACGGGCATGTTGATTTGAATTACTATCGATATACATTCAACGAGTTTAAAGAATTATTACTACCTTGA
- the rfbC gene encoding dTDP-4-dehydrorhamnose 3,5-epimerase — MKFTEQSIKGVWVIEPKVFNDERGYFMESYKKNLFDEHIGKIDFIQDNESKSTRGVLRGLHYQIGEYSQAKLVRALKGSVLDVVVDLRKSSPTFGQYLAVELTDENKKQLFMPRGIAHGFLVLSQEAIFSYKVDNVYAPAHEASLLWSDPSVAINWGIDEKELILSPKDKAGKLLSEAILFD; from the coding sequence ATGAAATTTACGGAACAATCCATCAAGGGAGTCTGGGTAATAGAGCCTAAAGTATTTAATGATGAAAGAGGATACTTTATGGAGTCATATAAGAAAAATCTTTTCGATGAGCACATCGGTAAGATTGATTTTATTCAAGATAATGAATCTAAGTCTACTCGTGGAGTACTAAGAGGATTACATTATCAAATAGGAGAATATTCTCAGGCTAAATTAGTAAGGGCACTTAAAGGATCTGTTCTGGATGTTGTAGTTGATTTAAGGAAAAGCTCTCCTACTTTTGGACAATATCTGGCAGTAGAGCTAACAGATGAAAATAAAAAGCAACTCTTTATGCCAAGAGGTATTGCTCATGGTTTTTTGGTGCTTAGTCAAGAAGCTATTTTTTCTTACAAAGTAGATAACGTATATGCTCCTGCACATGAAGCATCTCTACTGTGGAGTGATCCATCGGTCGCTATCAACTGGGGAATAGATGAAAAAGAACTAATCTTATCACCCAAAGATAAAGCCGGAAAATTGTTATCCGAAGCTATTTTATTTGACTAA
- the rpiB gene encoding ribose 5-phosphate isomerase B — protein sequence MTITIQGDKPIGLASDHAGYSIKQYIISLFDEQGVKYIDYGTYSTESTDYSDYGHKLGTAIDNGECDFGVAVCGTGNGINMTLNKHKKVRSALCWNVEITQLARAHNNANVLALPGRMISPEEASQMVEAFFNTPFEGGRHQRRIDKIPCI from the coding sequence ATGACAATTACGATACAAGGAGATAAACCGATAGGATTGGCTAGCGATCATGCAGGATATTCTATAAAGCAATATATTATCAGCCTCTTTGATGAACAAGGAGTTAAATATATTGACTATGGAACTTATTCTACAGAAAGTACCGATTATTCTGACTATGGTCATAAATTGGGAACAGCTATCGACAATGGCGAATGTGATTTTGGTGTTGCTGTTTGTGGTACAGGCAATGGCATTAATATGACATTGAACAAGCATAAGAAAGTACGTAGCGCGCTTTGCTGGAATGTAGAAATAACTCAATTAGCAAGAGCACACAATAATGCAAATGTACTTGCATTACCGGGAAGAATGATTTCTCCTGAGGAAGCTTCTCAAATGGTAGAAGCCTTCTTCAATACTCCTTTCGAAGGAGGAAGACATCAGAGACGCATCGACAAAATCCCTTGCATCTAA
- a CDS encoding transketolase family protein: MTSIDLLNRSADNIRILSASMVEKAKSGHPGGAMGGADFINVLFTEFLVYDPQNPTWEGRDRFFLDPGHMSPMLYSTLCLTGKFTLEDLQQFRQWGSVTPGHPERDINRGIENTSGPLGQGHTFAVGAAIAAKFLKHRFGERMDQTIYAFISDGGIQEEISQGAGRTAGHLGLDNLIMFYDSNGIQLSTKTKEVTEEDVAAKYQAWGWRVITIKGNDASEIRAALTEAKAEKEKPTLIIGKTIMGKGAIKADGSSFENETETHGQPLSAAGASFEKTIENLGGDPTNPFVIFPEVKELYAKRKAELEEIVAKKHAEKQAWAKQNPEFAEKMQKWFSGYTPAIDWAAIEQKPNQATRAASATVLGVLAKQVENMVVSSADLSNSDKTDGFLKHTHSMKKGDFSGAFLQAGVSELTMACLCIGMTLHGGIISACATFFVFSDYMKPAIRLAALMELPVKFIWTHDAFRVGEDGPTHEPVEQEAQIRLLEKLQNHNGHNSMLVLRPADVTEATVSWKMAMENQTSPTGLIFSRQNINDLPAKENRYAEALQAEKGAYIVEEDANYDIILLASGSEVSTLVDGAKLLKEDGIKTRIVSVPSEGVFRTQSKEYQETVLPQDKKKFGLTAGLPVTLLGLVGDNGKIWGMNSFGFSAPYKVLDEKLGFTPDNVYKQVKEYLK; the protein is encoded by the coding sequence ATGACATCAATCGATTTACTTAACCGTTCGGCAGACAATATTCGTATACTGTCGGCTTCAATGGTTGAAAAAGCGAAGTCAGGTCACCCGGGGGGAGCAATGGGGGGAGCCGACTTCATCAATGTTTTATTCACTGAGTTTCTCGTTTACGATCCGCAAAACCCGACATGGGAAGGTCGTGACCGTTTTTTCCTCGACCCAGGACACATGTCACCCATGCTTTACAGCACATTGTGCCTGACTGGAAAATTCACACTCGAAGACTTACAACAATTCCGCCAATGGGGAAGCGTTACTCCAGGACACCCTGAGAGAGACATCAACCGCGGAATAGAAAATACATCAGGACCACTGGGGCAGGGACATACTTTTGCCGTAGGAGCCGCAATCGCTGCCAAATTCTTAAAACATCGCTTTGGTGAGCGTATGGATCAGACCATATATGCGTTCATCTCGGATGGAGGTATCCAGGAAGAGATTTCGCAAGGAGCAGGACGTACAGCCGGACATCTGGGACTTGACAACCTGATCATGTTCTATGATTCGAACGGAATACAGTTATCAACCAAAACAAAAGAAGTAACAGAAGAAGATGTTGCCGCTAAATATCAGGCATGGGGATGGAGAGTGATCACCATCAAAGGAAATGATGCCTCCGAAATACGTGCCGCTCTTACAGAAGCTAAAGCTGAAAAAGAAAAGCCGACCCTTATTATCGGTAAAACAATCATGGGTAAAGGTGCCATTAAAGCCGACGGTTCAAGCTTTGAAAATGAGACTGAGACTCACGGACAACCCTTAAGTGCTGCCGGAGCTTCTTTCGAGAAAACAATCGAAAACCTCGGAGGTGACCCAACAAATCCGTTCGTTATTTTCCCGGAGGTAAAAGAGCTATATGCTAAACGCAAGGCTGAACTCGAAGAAATAGTAGCAAAGAAACACGCCGAAAAACAAGCCTGGGCTAAACAAAATCCTGAGTTTGCCGAAAAAATGCAGAAATGGTTCAGCGGCTATACTCCGGCAATCGATTGGGCAGCCATAGAGCAAAAGCCTAATCAGGCGACTCGCGCGGCATCGGCAACCGTACTGGGTGTGTTGGCAAAGCAAGTGGAGAACATGGTTGTTTCATCTGCCGACCTTTCCAACTCGGATAAAACAGACGGTTTCTTGAAACATACCCACAGCATGAAAAAAGGAGACTTCTCAGGAGCATTCCTGCAGGCAGGGGTATCGGAACTGACAATGGCTTGCCTGTGTATCGGCATGACACTGCATGGCGGTATCATTTCGGCTTGTGCAACCTTCTTTGTTTTCTCCGACTACATGAAACCGGCGATACGTCTGGCTGCTCTGATGGAACTGCCGGTTAAGTTTATCTGGACGCACGATGCTTTCCGTGTAGGGGAAGACGGACCGACACATGAACCCGTAGAACAGGAAGCCCAGATTCGTCTGTTGGAAAAATTGCAAAATCACAACGGGCACAATTCCATGCTGGTACTGCGTCCGGCGGATGTTACAGAGGCAACCGTTTCTTGGAAAATGGCCATGGAAAATCAAACAAGCCCTACCGGTCTGATTTTCTCTCGTCAGAACATCAACGACCTGCCGGCAAAAGAAAACCGATATGCAGAAGCTCTTCAAGCAGAGAAAGGAGCATATATAGTGGAGGAAGATGCGAACTATGACATCATCCTGCTGGCTTCCGGATCGGAAGTATCGACACTCGTTGACGGGGCTAAACTGCTGAAAGAAGACGGCATAAAAACACGTATTGTTTCCGTTCCATCCGAGGGAGTATTCCGCACACAAAGTAAAGAATACCAGGAAACCGTATTGCCGCAGGACAAGAAAAAGTTCGGATTGACTGCCGGGCTACCCGTGACATTACTTGGGCTCGTTGGCGACAATGGTAAAATTTGGGGTATGAACTCTTTCGGGTTTTCCGCTCCTTACAAAGTACTCGACGAAAAACTAGGCTTTACTCCTGATAATGTATATAAACAGGTCAAAGAATATCTGAAGTAA
- a CDS encoding inositol monophosphatase family protein, whose translation MNLEFLTSEVCKIAKGGGHFLAQERKTFRKDRVEEKNAHDYVSYVDKETEKLLVARLSQLLPQAGFITEEDTVAFEKKDYYWVIDPLDGTTNYIQDNAPYCVSIALTSDTEILLGVVYEVCRDECFYAWKGSNSFLNETQIRVSDTDNMSQAFIGLDLPYNSRDYKPVVNHLMDSLYGKVSSVRINGSAAMSMCYVASGRFDAWAEAYIKPWDFMAGALIVLQAGGAVTNFTGSSLFRKGHDVLASNRLLHNDMLELLAPFKDSL comes from the coding sequence ATGAATTTAGAATTTCTTACATCAGAAGTCTGTAAAATAGCTAAAGGAGGAGGACACTTTTTAGCACAAGAAAGGAAAACCTTTCGTAAGGATAGGGTAGAGGAGAAGAATGCTCATGATTATGTTTCGTATGTTGACAAGGAAACAGAAAAGCTATTAGTTGCCAGATTGTCACAGCTTCTGCCTCAAGCGGGGTTTATTACGGAAGAAGATACTGTTGCGTTTGAGAAGAAAGATTATTATTGGGTTATCGATCCTTTGGACGGTACTACCAATTATATACAAGACAACGCCCCTTACTGCGTGAGCATAGCTCTGACTAGTGATACCGAAATATTGTTAGGTGTGGTTTACGAAGTCTGTAGAGATGAATGCTTCTATGCTTGGAAAGGTAGTAACTCTTTCCTTAATGAGACCCAAATACGCGTTTCTGATACGGACAATATGAGTCAAGCTTTTATCGGCTTAGACCTTCCTTATAATTCAAGGGATTACAAACCGGTAGTTAATCATTTGATGGATTCATTGTATGGGAAGGTTTCGAGTGTGCGGATAAATGGTTCAGCTGCTATGTCGATGTGTTACGTTGCCTCAGGAAGGTTCGATGCGTGGGCTGAAGCATATATTAAACCGTGGGATTTTATGGCAGGGGCATTAATTGTGCTTCAAGCAGGAGGGGCTGTTACTAATTTTACCGGTAGTTCTTTATTCAGGAAAGGACATGATGTATTGGCATCCAATCGATTGCTCCATAATGATATGTTGGAACTACTAGCTCCATTTAAGGATTCTTTGTGA
- a CDS encoding Tex family protein yields MSIKSIIASTLNIKESQVSKTVDLLESGATIPFISRYRKEVTGGLDEVQITAIKEQNDKLNELVKRRETILKSIEEQEKLTPELKNRIENCWNSSELEDIYLPYKPKRQTRAEIARKKGLEPLANIIMLQQRIDVQSKAQAFVKGDVKDVKEAIAGACDIIAEQINEDEYARNSIRNLFQREAVLTSKVVKGKEEEGDKYRDYFDFSEKLNKVPSHRILAIRRGESEGFLRVNIAPDEDAALERLDKRFLKGDNDNEATNYVADAIEDGYKRLLKPSIETEFGALSKEKADEDSIHVFTENLRQLLLAAPLGEKRVLGIDPGYRTGCKLVCLDAEGNLLHNETIYPHPPQKEMSKAGSKVVKLVTTYNIDAIAIGNGTASRETEHFITNLRYEKEVQVFVVSENGASIYSASKVAREEFPDYDVTVRGAVSIGRRLMDPLAELVKIDPKSIGVGQYQHDVDQTKLKKSLDLTVESCVNLVGVNVNTASKHLLTYVSGLGPALAQNIVDYRASNGAFRSRKELMKVPRMGEKAFEQCAGFLRIAGAENPLDNSAVHPESYHVVENMAKDLKCTVKDLIDNKDLKKSLKLEKYVSDKVGLPTLNDIIDELDKPGRDPRKGIKVFEFDPNIKTIEDLREGMTLPGIVTNITNFGCFVDVGIKENGLVHVSELADRFVSDPTEVVSLHQHVEVRVLSVDTSRKRVQLSMKTA; encoded by the coding sequence ATGTCAATTAAAAGTATAATTGCTTCGACCTTAAATATTAAGGAGTCTCAGGTATCGAAAACTGTAGATTTACTCGAATCGGGTGCTACAATTCCTTTCATCAGTCGTTATCGTAAGGAGGTAACCGGAGGTCTTGACGAAGTTCAGATAACTGCAATAAAAGAGCAGAATGATAAACTAAATGAGCTCGTAAAACGTAGGGAAACAATCCTAAAGTCGATAGAAGAGCAGGAAAAGTTAACACCTGAACTGAAAAATCGCATAGAGAATTGTTGGAACTCATCGGAGCTTGAAGATATTTATTTGCCATATAAGCCAAAACGCCAAACACGAGCTGAAATAGCAAGGAAGAAGGGTTTGGAACCTTTAGCTAATATTATTATGCTTCAGCAAAGGATTGACGTGCAATCTAAGGCTCAGGCTTTTGTTAAAGGGGATGTCAAGGATGTAAAAGAAGCTATTGCTGGAGCATGTGATATAATTGCCGAACAGATAAATGAGGATGAATATGCCCGTAATTCTATTCGCAACCTTTTTCAGCGTGAGGCGGTTTTAACATCAAAAGTTGTAAAAGGAAAAGAAGAAGAAGGGGATAAATATCGAGATTATTTCGATTTTTCAGAAAAACTGAATAAAGTTCCTTCTCATAGAATATTGGCTATACGCAGAGGTGAATCGGAAGGTTTTCTCAGGGTAAATATTGCACCCGACGAGGATGCCGCCTTAGAAAGGTTAGACAAACGTTTTCTGAAAGGAGATAACGATAACGAAGCAACGAACTATGTTGCTGACGCAATCGAAGATGGTTATAAACGCCTCTTGAAGCCTTCCATCGAAACAGAATTTGGTGCCTTGTCGAAAGAGAAAGCAGATGAAGACTCGATACATGTATTTACCGAAAATCTGCGCCAATTACTGCTTGCTGCTCCACTAGGAGAAAAGAGAGTATTGGGTATCGATCCCGGGTATCGTACAGGCTGCAAACTAGTGTGTCTTGATGCCGAGGGAAATTTGCTTCACAATGAAACTATATATCCACATCCTCCTCAGAAAGAAATGTCTAAAGCAGGGAGTAAGGTGGTGAAATTAGTAACGACTTATAATATAGATGCTATTGCCATAGGAAACGGAACAGCAAGCCGTGAGACAGAGCACTTTATTACAAATCTTCGCTATGAGAAAGAAGTTCAGGTATTTGTAGTCAGTGAGAACGGAGCATCTATTTATTCTGCGTCAAAGGTTGCGAGAGAAGAATTTCCAGACTATGATGTTACGGTAAGAGGGGCAGTGTCGATTGGTCGCCGATTGATGGACCCATTGGCCGAACTTGTAAAAATAGACCCGAAGTCGATTGGAGTAGGTCAATATCAACATGATGTGGATCAAACTAAGTTGAAAAAATCATTGGATCTTACCGTAGAAAGTTGTGTAAACCTTGTTGGAGTAAACGTTAATACTGCTAGTAAGCATCTTTTGACTTATGTTTCCGGTTTGGGGCCTGCTTTGGCTCAAAATATTGTAGACTATCGTGCTTCTAATGGAGCGTTCCGCTCTCGTAAAGAACTGATGAAAGTGCCTCGTATGGGTGAAAAGGCTTTTGAGCAGTGTGCCGGATTTTTGAGAATAGCGGGAGCAGAAAACCCTTTAGATAATTCTGCCGTGCATCCTGAAAGCTACCATGTAGTAGAGAATATGGCTAAGGATCTTAAGTGTACGGTAAAAGATTTGATCGATAATAAGGACTTGAAAAAGTCTCTTAAGCTTGAAAAATATGTATCGGATAAAGTTGGTTTACCGACTTTAAATGATATAATAGACGAACTGGATAAGCCCGGACGTGATCCTCGTAAGGGTATTAAGGTTTTTGAGTTTGATCCGAATATAAAAACGATAGAGGATCTCAGAGAGGGGATGACATTACCGGGTATTGTGACTAATATTACAAACTTCGGGTGCTTTGTGGATGTGGGTATAAAAGAAAATGGTTTGGTTCATGTCTCAGAACTGGCTGACCGCTTTGTTTCCGATCCGACAGAGGTTGTTTCGTTACATCAACATGTGGAAGTCAGGGTATTGTCTGTTGACACATCTCGAAAAAGAGTGCAACTATCAATGAAAACGGCATAA